From Zalophus californianus isolate mZalCal1 chromosome 16, mZalCal1.pri.v2, whole genome shotgun sequence, one genomic window encodes:
- the LOC113939098 gene encoding translation initiation factor IF-2-like, producing the protein MSRGHADALRAGAARSLPSRRCSAPLGSPAPLWTPDSASRRGPPALLAASSRPPLSGGIPNAGGPRPGPGEEAARDRGEARTRRLAGRGGSTGLASPPPRLPEVTLSLGSPAGRCGMWGRRKGTESSSGQPNAHSQAGAEPHEGALLSQPGVPRAGQA; encoded by the exons ATGTCGCGCGGCCACGCTGATGCACTGCGGGCGGGCGCAGCGCGGAGCCTCCCGAGCCGCCGATGCTCCGCTCCGCTCGGCTCCCCGGCGCCGCTCTGGACCCCGGATTCTGCTTCTCGCCGCGGGCCGCCGGCCCTCCTCGCCGCCTCCTCCAGGCCCCCTCTCTCGGGCGGAATTCCAAATGCCGGCGGGCCGCGGCCAGGGCCGGGAGAGGAGGCAGCGCGCGACCGCGGAGAGGCGCGGACCCGGAGGCTAGCAGGACGCGGGGGCTCCACGGGCCtcgcttcccccccaccccgcctcccggAA GTCACACTCAGCCTGGGGTCTCCAGCGGGGAGATGCGGAATGTGGGGAAG gaggaaaggaacagaaagttCCAGTGGCCAACCCAATGCCCACAGCCAAGCTGGGGCAGAGCCACACGAAGGCGCCCTGTTGAGCCAACCTGGTGTCCCCAGGGCAGGCCAAGCTTAA